cttactggcctgatactgactacactatctagctaagtccctctccttactggcctgatactgactacactatctagctaagtccctctccttactggcctgatactgactacactatctagctaagtccctctccttactggcctgatactgactacactatctagctaagtccctctccttactggcctgatactgactacactatctagctaagtccctctccttactggcctgatactgactacactatctagctaagtccctctccttactggcctgatactgactacactatctagctaagtccctctccttactggcctgatactgactacactatctagctaagtccctctccttactggcctgatactgactacactatctagctaagtccctctccttactggcctgatactgactacactatctagctaagtccctctccttactggcctgatactgactacactatctagctaagtccctctccttactggcctgatactgactacactatctagctaagtccctctccttactggcctgatactgactacactatctagctaagtccctctccttactggcctgatactgactacactatctagctaagtccctctccttactggcctgatactgactacactatctagctaagtccctctccttactggcctgatactgactacactatctagctaagtccctctccttactggcctgatactgactacactatctagctaagtccctctccttactggcctgatactgactacactatctagctaagtccctctccttactggcctgatactgactacactatctagctaagtccctctccttactggcctgatactgactacactatctagctaagtccctctccttactggcctgatactgactacactatctagctaagtccctctccttactggcctgatactgactacactatctagctaagtccctctccttactggcctgatactgactacactatctagctaagtccctctccttactggcctgatactgactacactatctagctaagtccctctccttactggcctgatactgactacactatctagctaagtccctctccttactggcctgatactgactacactatctagctaagtccctctccttactggcctgatactgactacactatctagctaagtccctctccttactggcctgatactgactacactatctagctaagtccctctccttactggcctgatactgactacactatctagctaagtccctctctttactggcctgatactgactacactatctagctaagtccctctccttactggcctgatactgactacactatctagctaagtccctctccttactggcctgatactgactacactatctagctaagtccctctccttactggcctgatactgactacactatctagctaagtccctctccttactggcctgatactgactacactatctagctaagtccctctccttactggcctgatactgactacactatctagctaagtccctctccttactggcctgatactgactacactatctagctaagtccctctccttactggcctgatactgactacactatctagctaagtccctctccttactggcctgatactgactacactatctagctaagtccctctccttactggcctgatactgactacactatctagctaagtccctctccttactggcctgatactgactacactatctagctaagtccctctccttactggcctgatactgactacactatctagctaagtccctctccttactggcctgatactgactacactatctagctaagtccctctccttactggcctgatactgactacactatctagctaagtccctctccttactggcctgatactgactacactatctagctaagtccctctccttactggcctgatactgactacactatctagctaagtccctctccttactggcctgatactgactacactatctagctaagtccctctccttactggcctgatactgactacactatctagctaagtccctctccttactgggctaaactagctggctagctgaaCTTGGCTAGTTTTAGTCCTCATTGCCAAACATCATATATACTGCACCCTCAACTTCAAAACTCCTTTGCTAGTTATTCCATCGTGTAACTAAGGAATTCCCTGGGAAAGAAGCTTAaattctttgttttgttgaataGTCATGATTGGTCACGAGCTATCTGTTGTCACGAGCTATCTGTTGTCACGAGCTATCTGTTGTCACGAGCTATCTGTTGTCACGAGCTATCTGTTGTCACGAGCTATCTGTTGTCACGAGCTATCTGTTGTGTGGTAAGATAACTGTGGCGAAGAATATCATTGCTACTTAACCCGGATCCAAGTTCAGTTTAGAGATCCACTGGCGTAGGGTCAGCTGAACTTTTCTGACTGGTCTTGGAACCATGACAACGGGCAGCCCCTCCCCGCTTGGCTCTGAACGTTCCTGACTGGTCTTGGAACCATGACAACGGGCAGCCCCTCCCCGCTTGGCTCTGAACGTtcctatattatattattattattattaacgtTCCTGACTGGTCTTGGAACCATGACAACGGGCAGCCCCTCCCCGCTTGGCTTGATGGGATATGTAGTGATTTTGCCAACACAGCCAGATATGTACGGTCTTGTACCCTTAACCTTTTTGTAAAGCGACTATTTGTTGATTAAATCCGAATGTATTAATACCAGGAATGAACAAGTGAATTTACGTACAAAAATAATCATTATAAAGCAACTGTGCAGAGTCTCAATGGCTACAATGAATGGTTAAATGACTGCAGCAGCAGTAGGCGGCAGCAGCAGtaggcggcagcagcagcaggcggcagcagcagcaggcggCAGCagtaggcagcagcagcagtaggcgGCAGCagtaggcagcagcagcagtaggcgGCAGCAGCagtaggcagcagcagcagtaggcgGCAGCAGtgggcggcagcagcagcagtaggcgGCAGCAGCAGTAGGTGGCAGCAGCAGTAGGCGGCAGCGCAGCAGCAGtaggcggcagcagcagcaggcggGCAGCAGtaggcggcagcagcagcaggcggcagcagcagcaggcggcaggcagcagcagcaggcggCGGCAGCAGCAGGCGGCGGCAGCAGCGGGCGGGCAGCAGCAGTAGGCGGCAGCAGCAGTAGGCGGCAGCAGCGTAGGCGGGCAGCAGCAGTAGGCGGCAGCAGCAGGAGGCGGCAGCAGCAGTAGGCGGCAGCAGtaggcggcagcagcagcagtaggctgcagcagcagcaggggcAGCAGCAGTGGCGGCAGCAGCAGTAGCGGCAGCAGTAGGCGGCAGCAGCaggccagcagcagcagcggcagcagcaggcGGCAGCAGTAGGCGGCAGCAGCAGTAGGCGGCAGCAGTAGgcggcagcagcagtagcagtaggcGGCAGCAGtaggcggcagcagcagcagtaggcagcaggtaggcagcagcagtaggcggcagcagcagcagtaggcggcagcagcagcagtaggcaGCAGCAGtaggcggcagcagcagcagtaggcggcagcagcagcagtaggcggcagcagcagcagtaggcggcagcagcagcagtaggcaGCAGCAGTAGGCAGCAGCAGTAGGCGGCAGGATACACTTTTTATGGCCACTTCCTATTCTGTGGCACACATCACCATTAATTACTTCTGTTGCTGGTTGACAATAGTGCTTTATTTGATATGTTGATATGTACAGTACTTTCTGTTAGAGGTTTCTTATTTTCTCAGGTTATATTAAATATGATTGTATATGAGAGGTTTTGTTTACTGTTTGTTTTATAATCGTCATGTTTATTATTTTCTTACTTTTATTTAAAGTATGTGTTACTTTATTGTGTTACTGAGGGGAGAACAGCACAGCAGTGTATTTGATGTGAGAACAGCACAGCAGTGTATTTGATGTGAGAACAGCACAGCAGTGTATTTGATGTGAGAACAGCACAGCAGTGTATTTGATGTGAGAACAGCACAGCAGTGTATTTGATGTGAGAACAGCACAGCAGTGTATTTGATGGAGAACAGCACAGCAGTGTATTTGATGTGAGAACAGCACAGCA
This genomic stretch from Oncorhynchus masou masou isolate Uvic2021 unplaced genomic scaffold, UVic_Omas_1.1 unplaced_scaffold_8669, whole genome shotgun sequence harbors:
- the LOC135537879 gene encoding keratin-associated protein 10-3-like, whose protein sequence is IGSGHKKCILPPTAAAYCCCLLLLLPPTAAAAAYCCCCRLLLLLPPTAAAYCCCCRLLLLLPPTAAAYLLPTAAAAAYCCRLLLLLLPPTAAAYCCCRLLLPPAAAAAAAGLLLPPTAAATAAAATAAAPAAAAAYCCCCRLLLPPTAAAASCCCRLLLLPAYAAAAYCCCRLLLLPARCCRRLLLPPPAAAACRLLLLPPAAAAAYCCPPAAAAAYCCCAAAYCCCHLLLLPPTAAAAAHCCRLLLLLPTAAAAYCCCCLLLPPTAAAAYCCRLLLLPPAAAAAYCCCRLLLLQSFNHSL